In Halopseudomonas xinjiangensis, a single genomic region encodes these proteins:
- a CDS encoding HEAT repeat domain-containing protein, with product MLRIAVYSAIVLTLITLAIMLQVVALSELGNRRARRRKTFNESWRPFLALCSISDGLPSAPPKLARRDRLWWVLQWNRLQQHLRGTARERMNAALDALGMGPYVLELLRGGVRKRLIALTCLRYFGSLRHWDAIAALLDHRNAILALAAAQTLIAIDATRAMEVVLPIALKRQDWALPRLAALCQYAEPAAVTPALLATMYAADEPQRHRLASLMTFAEPRLTGPWARLQLDSEAAADLLQTALRCLGAINDPRDRTRILAQFDHTDANVRLVAVQTFRYQADPDDAEWLIGMLTDLSWWVRQAAADAVASLPGYSDAKLLELAETFPDRYGQDALRRVIAERRE from the coding sequence ATGTTGCGCATCGCGGTCTATTCAGCCATCGTTTTGACCCTGATCACACTGGCGATCATGCTGCAGGTCGTCGCGTTATCGGAGCTTGGAAACCGTCGAGCCCGCCGGCGCAAGACATTCAATGAGAGCTGGCGGCCTTTTCTGGCGCTGTGCAGCATCAGCGATGGGCTGCCCTCGGCCCCCCCGAAGCTGGCCCGTCGAGACCGGTTGTGGTGGGTACTGCAATGGAACCGCCTGCAACAACATTTGCGTGGTACGGCACGGGAAAGGATGAATGCCGCGCTGGATGCGCTCGGCATGGGGCCTTACGTCCTCGAACTCTTGCGAGGAGGCGTACGTAAGCGACTGATTGCGCTCACCTGTTTGCGCTACTTCGGCAGTCTGCGTCACTGGGATGCGATTGCCGCATTGCTTGATCACCGAAACGCGATATTGGCGTTGGCGGCGGCGCAGACGCTCATCGCTATCGATGCGACACGAGCCATGGAGGTGGTGCTACCCATCGCCCTGAAGCGACAGGATTGGGCGCTGCCCCGGCTTGCTGCTCTCTGTCAGTACGCCGAACCCGCAGCTGTTACTCCCGCCCTGCTGGCCACGATGTATGCCGCCGACGAGCCCCAACGGCATCGCCTGGCGAGCTTGATGACCTTCGCGGAGCCACGGCTGACTGGCCCCTGGGCTCGTCTACAGCTAGACAGCGAAGCGGCTGCCGACCTGCTGCAGACCGCGTTGCGCTGTCTTGGCGCAATCAACGACCCAAGGGACCGCACGCGAATATTGGCTCAGTTTGACCACACCGATGCCAACGTTCGGCTCGTAGCGGTACAGACCTTTCGGTACCAGGCGGATCCAGACGACGCCGAGTGGCTGATTGGCATGCTCACCGACTTGAGTTGGTGGGTACGCCAGGCTGCGGCCGACGCCGTCGCCTCGCTACCCGGTTATAGCGATGCGAAGCTGCTGGAGCTTGCCGAGACTTTTCCCGACCGGTACGGCCAGGATGCACTGCGCCGTGTCATCGCGGAGCGACGCGAATGA
- a CDS encoding YaiO family outer membrane beta-barrel protein, whose product MIYRSTLLLLVIFAGPVGADVQQARTQVDADNLAAARATLEQQLRSQPDDQSVRFLLARVLAWQGETAAAIPLLEQLSRETPGNADYLLALGQAQLWDGQVHAAIATLEAAAFIAPDYPDIDNAMRQARMALSAPSNRITLSQRSARRRHELEVSLRQDWLDSGFDNWRRQRLDYFSTQAEGIAWYGALLREQRFGEWDEGVEAGAVFTLDQNWSLQPEIGYQFSPFFLPDWYADLRLQRSLAKGFLAAASLRRTEYATSRVERIGLTAERYWDAWRGSYTLNVSDVSNAGTPVGHNASLDYYYAGLSYAGLRLTTGEEEAIEGSQLFTSSVRAMGLQGRHWFEPDWALSWELGHHEQGDYYTRRWLQIGLRHAF is encoded by the coding sequence TTGATATACCGCTCTACCCTGCTGCTGCTCGTTATTTTTGCTGGCCCCGTCGGTGCCGACGTACAGCAAGCCCGGACACAGGTGGACGCCGACAATCTGGCCGCCGCACGAGCGACGCTCGAACAGCAGCTGCGTTCTCAGCCAGATGACCAAAGTGTCCGCTTCCTGCTTGCTCGCGTTCTTGCCTGGCAGGGAGAAACCGCAGCGGCGATACCGCTGCTGGAACAGTTATCGCGCGAAACGCCGGGCAATGCCGATTATCTTCTCGCTCTGGGCCAGGCTCAGCTGTGGGACGGTCAGGTTCACGCAGCCATCGCCACGCTGGAAGCGGCTGCGTTTATCGCCCCGGACTACCCGGACATCGATAACGCTATGCGTCAGGCCCGGATGGCACTCAGCGCGCCGAGCAATCGCATCACCCTGTCCCAGCGCTCAGCTCGCCGCCGTCATGAACTCGAGGTGTCGCTGCGTCAGGATTGGCTGGACAGCGGGTTCGACAACTGGCGCCGGCAACGCCTGGACTATTTCTCTACCCAGGCCGAGGGAATCGCCTGGTACGGTGCGTTGCTACGCGAGCAGCGTTTTGGTGAGTGGGATGAGGGCGTCGAAGCTGGTGCGGTGTTCACGCTGGATCAGAACTGGAGTTTGCAGCCGGAGATCGGCTATCAGTTTTCTCCGTTTTTCCTGCCCGACTGGTACGCCGACTTGCGGCTTCAGCGCAGCCTTGCAAAGGGGTTTCTCGCTGCGGCAAGCCTCCGTCGCACGGAATACGCCACCAGCCGTGTAGAGCGTATCGGCTTGACGGCCGAACGTTACTGGGACGCCTGGCGGGGGAGCTACACCCTGAACGTGAGCGATGTATCCAACGCTGGAACTCCAGTCGGCCATAACGCTTCGCTCGACTACTACTACGCAGGGCTCAGTTACGCCGGACTCAGGCTGACAACCGGTGAAGAGGAAGCAATCGAAGGTTCGCAGCTGTTTACCAGCAGTGTTCGCGCTATGGGGCTGCAGGGTCGCCACTGGTTCGAGCCTGACTGGGCGCTGTCCTGGGAACTCGGGCACCACGAACAAGGCGACTATTACACCCGTCGGTGGCTGCAGATCGGGCTGCGGCATGCTTTCTGA
- a CDS encoding response regulator transcription factor yields the protein MNEQDNLHILVIEDEEDIAFLIRFMLERQQYSVDHAADGRQAMDYLAQSAPPDLVLMDIMLPYHDGIEIIQRLRSTPGWEYLPVLMLTAKAREADIVKALELGADDYVTKPFQPEELLARIKRLIRRPR from the coding sequence ATGAACGAACAGGATAACTTGCACATTCTGGTCATCGAGGATGAGGAAGATATCGCTTTTCTCATCCGCTTCATGCTGGAGCGTCAGCAATACTCGGTCGACCACGCCGCAGATGGTAGGCAGGCCATGGACTATCTGGCCCAGTCGGCACCGCCTGATCTGGTGTTGATGGATATCATGCTGCCCTACCATGACGGCATCGAAATCATTCAGCGGCTCCGCAGTACGCCCGGCTGGGAATACCTGCCAGTGCTCATGCTGACTGCTAAAGCGCGCGAGGCCGATATCGTCAAGGCGCTTGAGCTGGGTGCGGATGATTACGTCACCAAGCCGTTTCAACCCGAAGAGCTCCTCGCTCGCATCAAGCGGCTGATTCGGAGGCCCCGTTGA
- a CDS encoding CHASE3 domain-containing protein has protein sequence MRVSSKLSLHLLAFLLGFSVLLLLAWQGARTQRSLLDANESVQHSLELITAAREMFSSIQDIETGERGYVITGVERYLEPYLAAQARLAERRRKLGQLLAMSGAPRPGWIGDLDRLVDRKLDISDANIEARMDSGLAGAADRLLGAGGKDAMDQLRRLFAELQSSERAKLAAQNRAVDARVHQARWIAWIGGLFAACLFCWAIWLVDRSQKRVDDQRLFLRSVVDADDNYIFVTDSRRRLLLCNEAFAGLSRSRPDALQGEGVEDLPQFDTLSPLFEGDAELLEGKPELRIAELDLFIGGRQICLQICKRAFELSAGHRLVLTVAVDISLRREMERMKNEFISTVSHELRTPLTAIRGALGMLVSGTLGTVDEQQKLLLDIAHKNSERLVRLVNDILDIEKLASGRLAFNLSPQPLLPLINNSLSTNLPYAREFDVTLQLEAPGADPGTVLVDADRFAQVMANLLSNAIKHSPRGGLVTVTVDESEDSVQIGVVDRGPGVPEEFRGRIFERFAQADSSNVRRLGGTGLGLAITRSLVEQMHGSIGFESEPDKGARFFVRLPHANSQVTVATPQPLEQEPSTQNVRSVLVLEPDDSAADFLLTMLAHQGYEVIRARSAGEARELLTHGPVHALTLSPTLRDEDCIAFLQNLREQARFRHLPILVVSVDPSQESGDRQGVMRGSAVGVMDWLNKPIDPMRVLDVVKAILRPAGGRPSILHVEDDTDLRTLLANLLAPLDVDVVGVGSLAEAREALTRSHHDLAILDLMLPDGDGSELIGELAKASPPTPVIIFSALDSPVAESRLVLKRLVKSRHESDELASLIQQLLHHWPAVDAAARNEGTP, from the coding sequence TTGCGCGTTTCATCCAAGCTCAGTTTGCATCTCCTCGCCTTCCTTTTGGGGTTTAGCGTTCTCTTGCTGCTTGCCTGGCAAGGCGCCCGCACCCAGCGCTCTCTACTCGATGCGAACGAATCGGTTCAACATAGCCTCGAGCTGATCACGGCTGCAAGAGAGATGTTCTCATCGATTCAGGACATCGAGACCGGTGAGCGCGGCTACGTGATTACCGGTGTTGAACGCTACCTGGAGCCTTATCTGGCAGCTCAGGCGCGGCTGGCCGAGCGTCGCCGCAAGCTTGGCCAGTTGCTGGCGATGTCCGGGGCGCCGCGCCCGGGCTGGATCGGAGATCTGGATCGATTGGTCGATCGTAAACTTGATATTTCCGATGCCAACATCGAGGCACGCATGGACAGCGGTCTGGCCGGTGCTGCGGATCGTCTGCTGGGTGCAGGTGGCAAAGACGCCATGGATCAGCTGCGACGCTTGTTTGCTGAACTGCAGTCGTCGGAACGAGCGAAGCTCGCCGCACAGAACCGCGCTGTTGATGCTCGCGTGCATCAGGCACGCTGGATCGCCTGGATTGGCGGATTGTTCGCTGCATGCTTGTTTTGTTGGGCCATCTGGCTCGTAGACAGAAGTCAGAAACGCGTCGACGATCAACGCCTCTTCCTGCGCAGTGTGGTCGATGCGGACGACAATTACATCTTCGTTACGGATTCCAGGCGCCGGCTTCTGCTTTGCAATGAGGCCTTTGCCGGCTTGTCACGAAGCCGGCCCGACGCATTGCAGGGCGAAGGCGTCGAAGATTTACCCCAATTCGACACGCTTTCCCCGCTGTTTGAAGGCGATGCCGAACTGCTTGAAGGCAAGCCTGAGTTACGCATAGCCGAGCTCGACCTGTTCATCGGCGGCCGGCAGATCTGCCTGCAAATATGCAAGCGCGCCTTCGAGCTGTCGGCCGGACATCGTCTGGTGCTGACGGTGGCCGTGGACATTTCGCTGAGACGCGAAATGGAGCGCATGAAGAATGAATTTATTTCGACTGTCAGCCACGAATTGCGTACGCCCTTGACCGCCATTCGCGGCGCACTAGGCATGTTGGTCAGCGGTACGCTCGGTACGGTAGATGAACAGCAGAAGCTTCTGCTCGACATCGCCCACAAGAACAGTGAGCGACTGGTTCGTCTGGTCAACGACATTCTTGACATCGAGAAGCTCGCTTCGGGGCGGCTGGCTTTCAACCTTTCGCCTCAGCCGCTATTGCCGCTGATAAATAATTCGCTGTCGACCAACCTTCCCTATGCGCGCGAGTTCGATGTCACCCTGCAGTTGGAGGCGCCAGGTGCGGACCCGGGGACAGTGCTGGTCGATGCAGATCGTTTCGCTCAGGTGATGGCCAATCTGCTGTCCAACGCGATCAAGCATTCGCCGCGGGGAGGCCTGGTGACGGTAACCGTTGACGAAAGTGAAGATAGCGTCCAAATCGGTGTCGTCGACCGTGGTCCCGGCGTACCGGAAGAGTTTCGTGGCCGCATTTTCGAGCGGTTCGCACAGGCAGATTCATCGAATGTTCGGCGTCTCGGCGGGACCGGGCTGGGATTGGCAATTACCCGCTCCCTGGTCGAACAGATGCACGGCTCCATCGGGTTCGAATCGGAACCTGACAAGGGCGCTCGTTTCTTTGTGCGTTTACCTCATGCGAACTCCCAGGTGACCGTTGCGACTCCGCAACCATTAGAGCAAGAGCCCTCGACGCAGAACGTTCGTTCTGTATTGGTGCTGGAGCCGGATGACAGCGCTGCGGATTTTCTTCTGACCATGCTAGCGCACCAGGGCTACGAGGTGATACGCGCACGTTCGGCTGGCGAGGCTCGTGAACTGCTCACGCACGGCCCTGTGCACGCACTGACGTTGAGCCCTACCCTGCGCGATGAAGATTGCATCGCATTTCTGCAGAACCTACGAGAGCAGGCCAGGTTTCGCCACTTGCCGATATTGGTTGTCAGCGTCGACCCAAGCCAGGAATCGGGTGATCGTCAAGGCGTGATGCGCGGCAGCGCGGTAGGCGTGATGGATTGGCTGAACAAGCCGATCGATCCGATGCGCGTACTCGACGTAGTCAAGGCTATCCTGCGGCCGGCCGGCGGCCGCCCTTCGATCCTCCACGTGGAGGACGATACCGATCTACGCACCTTGCTGGCCAACCTGCTGGCTCCCCTGGACGTCGACGTGGTGGGCGTAGGCAGTTTGGCAGAGGCACGTGAAGCCCTGACGCGGAGCCACCACGACCTGGCGATTCTCGATCTCATGTTGCCGGACGGCGACGGCTCGGAGCTCATTGGCGAGCTGGCGAAGGCTAGCCCACCCACCCCGGTCATCATATTCTCCGCGCTCGATTCACCCGTTGCTGAAAGCCGCCTGGTGCTCAAACGACTGGTCAAGTCTCGACATGAAAGCGACGAGCTGGCCTCGCTTATCCAGCAACTGCTCCATCACTGGCCGGCCGTGGATGCAGCCGCCCGAAACGAGGGCACTCCATGA
- a CDS encoding LysE family translocator, with amino-acid sequence METSILAAYVVSVMLLVATPGPVVALVINTSVRQGARQAVFTALGTNWASLVLIAAAVLILSGAMSISRELISAMSLLGCLFIAYIAIDSLRSTTLAAEPDTKTGVGFTASTRRKGATLSCLAKGFAVAISNPKDIIFFVAFFPQFISITNTFSGSVTILTALWIMIDLAILTSYIFFMQHRIATKYQKVISVMSSTTLLVIAVLGFIYTISNW; translated from the coding sequence ATGGAAACCTCAATACTAGCTGCTTACGTTGTGTCAGTAATGCTTTTGGTAGCAACGCCAGGGCCCGTTGTAGCTTTGGTTATCAACACCAGTGTTAGGCAAGGCGCGAGGCAGGCGGTTTTTACAGCACTTGGCACCAATTGGGCTTCTCTCGTTCTAATAGCTGCCGCGGTATTAATACTTAGTGGAGCCATGTCGATTAGTCGAGAACTTATATCGGCGATGAGTCTGCTGGGGTGTTTATTCATAGCTTATATAGCTATCGACTCGTTGAGATCAACCACGCTCGCGGCGGAGCCCGACACTAAAACAGGTGTTGGCTTTACTGCTTCTACGAGGAGAAAAGGTGCGACGCTGAGTTGCCTGGCGAAAGGGTTTGCCGTGGCAATTTCAAATCCAAAAGATATTATATTTTTTGTGGCGTTTTTCCCGCAATTCATATCCATAACAAACACCTTTAGCGGAAGCGTTACGATTCTGACCGCCCTGTGGATAATGATAGACCTCGCGATACTAACGTCCTACATTTTCTTTATGCAGCATCGGATTGCGACAAAATATCAGAAGGTTATTTCTGTTATGTCCAGCACGACCTTGCTTGTTATTGCTGTACTCGGTTTTATTTACACTATATCCAATTGGTAA
- a CDS encoding YqcI/YcgG family protein: MMTLTHSIPPLYPFFNPVGLGEHGVAGKKLFKPWNKVMLTDAGQVVLYRGNGCPARAGSRHDNWMLDAVEGFESTLDEADFPCLFGKKAHKQNSIKFLFVRENCIQRDLIEGVTQYLNFVKSTELKHRLYSPLVIFFQNSFKENLKAEHEFSWQAIQYLHDNDAYAWPEGVAQSPDSPQFTFCFHGVQLFINISCPSHLKMQSRNLGKQVTFVINPRENFDHVAGADTISGIKIREKIRGRVKQFNDGLSPPTLGFYGDDDSLEWRQYQLEEPGGLYASVCPLKIRSNWIDKQVALWKPQY; encoded by the coding sequence ATGATGACTTTGACTCACAGTATCCCTCCGCTTTATCCGTTTTTCAATCCCGTCGGCCTCGGCGAACATGGCGTGGCAGGCAAGAAGCTATTCAAACCATGGAACAAAGTCATGCTCACTGATGCTGGACAGGTGGTTCTGTACCGAGGCAATGGATGTCCCGCGAGAGCAGGAAGCCGGCACGACAATTGGATGCTGGATGCAGTAGAAGGCTTCGAATCGACCTTGGATGAAGCAGACTTTCCTTGCTTGTTTGGTAAAAAGGCGCATAAGCAAAATTCGATAAAGTTTCTTTTTGTGCGGGAAAACTGCATTCAGCGAGACTTGATCGAAGGTGTGACGCAGTATCTGAATTTCGTTAAAAGCACTGAGCTTAAGCACAGACTGTACTCACCCTTGGTTATTTTTTTCCAGAACAGCTTTAAAGAAAACTTGAAGGCTGAGCACGAGTTTTCTTGGCAGGCAATTCAATACCTGCATGATAACGATGCGTACGCCTGGCCCGAAGGCGTCGCACAGTCGCCCGACTCCCCTCAGTTCACGTTCTGCTTCCACGGCGTTCAGCTATTCATAAATATAAGCTGCCCTAGCCATTTAAAGATGCAAAGTAGAAACCTCGGAAAGCAGGTTACCTTTGTTATAAACCCCAGAGAGAATTTTGATCATGTGGCGGGCGCAGACACCATAAGCGGCATAAAAATACGGGAAAAAATACGAGGTCGGGTTAAGCAATTCAACGATGGCCTCTCTCCACCCACCCTGGGTTTCTATGGGGATGATGATAGCCTGGAATGGCGGCAATATCAGCTAGAGGAACCAGGCGGACTATATGCTTCAGTTTGCCCACTTAAAATCCGCTCCAATTGGATCGATAAACAGGTCGCATTATGGAAACCTCAATACTAG
- a CDS encoding LysR family transcriptional regulator, which produces MSGSLPPLYALRAFEVAARTNSFTRAAEDLSLTQGAVSRHIKNLEAVLGCQLFERKGPKVQLTEQGRILSQELSEGFRTIENACYLFKDSRTRVRLKAPTSLTVRWLLNSLRNYKRDNPSEEVHLNSVWMDVDTVDFYSEPYDCAILLGNGHFGRNLGMIKLIDEWLIPICSPDLSRYIKAEQDLINATIIHPSPDRRDWKRWLSRLNITGGINTHGGLVFDTLEQGVLAAIQGHGVSIGDLSMVASEVQSGVLELPCKKAVSTGDGYYLVWPKGSPKEAYINRLGDFLKDNVPDIEIPGVAFLSMTP; this is translated from the coding sequence ATGTCCGGAAGCTTGCCTCCACTCTACGCACTAAGGGCGTTCGAGGTCGCTGCACGAACAAACTCGTTCACGCGAGCAGCGGAAGACTTATCTCTCACTCAAGGAGCTGTCAGCCGGCACATCAAGAATCTCGAGGCAGTATTAGGCTGTCAGCTATTTGAGAGAAAAGGGCCAAAGGTTCAACTGACTGAACAGGGGAGAATACTTTCGCAAGAGCTAAGCGAGGGTTTCAGGACCATAGAGAATGCCTGCTACCTGTTTAAAGACAGCCGTACAAGAGTACGCCTGAAAGCTCCCACATCGTTGACCGTAAGATGGCTTCTCAACAGTCTGAGAAATTACAAGAGGGACAACCCATCCGAAGAGGTGCACTTGAACAGCGTCTGGATGGATGTCGATACAGTGGATTTCTACTCTGAGCCTTACGATTGTGCAATATTGCTTGGTAATGGCCATTTCGGAAGAAATCTAGGAATGATCAAGCTAATCGACGAGTGGTTGATACCTATTTGTTCGCCTGACTTGAGCAGGTATATAAAGGCAGAACAAGACCTGATTAACGCTACGATCATCCATCCATCTCCAGATAGACGAGACTGGAAAAGATGGCTATCACGACTCAATATTACAGGCGGGATCAATACGCACGGAGGCCTGGTGTTCGACACACTGGAACAAGGTGTGTTGGCGGCGATACAAGGGCATGGGGTCTCGATAGGAGATTTAAGCATGGTGGCCTCTGAAGTGCAGAGCGGCGTCTTGGAGCTGCCTTGCAAGAAGGCAGTCAGTACTGGGGATGGTTATTACCTTGTCTGGCCTAAAGGAAGCCCTAAAGAAGCTTATATAAACCGGCTGGGTGATTTTCTGAAAGATAATGTGCCAGATATCGAGATACCCGGCGTTGCCTTTCTAAGCATGACTCCTTAG
- a CDS encoding D-hexose-6-phosphate mutarotase: MLMDEAASLPENIQLVRNEHGRAFLDISHPRVKARIALQGAHITSCVPTGQGDLLWMSPENDARPDRPIRGGIPICWPYFGNERPGPSHGIARTSDWRLTGAVDTGDMIRLSLELPRGIIKHHLPDDDWQLQVEFELGSSLSIALRTTNSGGRAQVLSQALHSYLPVRDIHETRLWGLEGAEFFDQLTGVDHHRQQGPVTFSGEVDRIYHGHASAIQLDDSSQHYLVVTREGSESVVIWNPWTDKSQRLGQFPADGYKTMVCIEAANAGPDHRVLAPGESHTLVTQISRV, translated from the coding sequence ATGCTCATGGATGAAGCGGCTTCGCTCCCTGAAAACATTCAGCTAGTTCGCAATGAGCATGGTCGGGCATTCCTCGACATTTCACATCCTCGCGTCAAGGCTCGGATAGCCTTGCAAGGCGCACATATCACATCTTGCGTACCGACGGGGCAGGGGGATCTACTCTGGATGAGCCCCGAAAATGATGCGCGCCCCGATAGGCCAATACGTGGCGGTATACCCATCTGCTGGCCATATTTCGGCAACGAACGTCCAGGACCAAGCCATGGCATCGCGCGAACCAGCGACTGGAGGCTCACTGGCGCTGTGGATACCGGTGACATGATTCGGCTCTCGCTCGAGTTGCCAAGAGGGATTATCAAACACCATCTGCCGGATGATGACTGGCAGCTGCAGGTGGAGTTCGAACTGGGCAGCAGCTTGAGTATCGCCTTGCGGACGACGAATAGCGGTGGGCGAGCTCAAGTTCTTAGCCAGGCACTGCATAGTTATCTACCTGTGCGCGACATCCATGAGACTCGGCTATGGGGGCTCGAAGGTGCCGAATTCTTTGATCAGCTGACCGGTGTGGATCACCACCGCCAGCAGGGTCCGGTCACGTTTTCCGGCGAGGTGGATCGCATTTACCACGGCCATGCGTCTGCCATTCAACTGGATGACAGCAGCCAGCATTATCTCGTCGTCACGCGGGAAGGCAGTGAGTCGGTCGTGATCTGGAATCCATGGACCGATAAAAGCCAGCGGCTTGGACAATTCCCAGCGGACGGTTACAAGACGATGGTCTGCATCGAGGCGGCAAATGCAGGACCTGACCATCGGGTTCTGGCGCCTGGCGAGAGTCACACCCTGGTAACGCAGATATCACGCGTGTGA
- a CDS encoding CBS domain-containing protein: MQVKDLMTSRPEFIPTDTTIREVAMRMQRDDLGFAPVAEGEKLVGVITDRDLAVRALANGKSPDDTVGSVMTSDVRYCFEDDDVINVLQNMEQEQVQRMIVLNNQDSKDFVGVVSLSDMADNCKDADMAKQIVDCCRHYH; encoded by the coding sequence ATGCAAGTGAAAGATCTCATGACTTCCCGCCCCGAATTCATTCCGACTGACACGACAATCCGTGAAGTGGCCATGCGCATGCAGCGCGATGACCTCGGCTTCGCGCCGGTAGCCGAGGGCGAAAAACTGGTGGGCGTGATCACCGATCGCGATCTGGCAGTCCGGGCGCTGGCTAACGGCAAGTCACCGGACGACACGGTCGGTTCGGTAATGACCAGCGATGTGCGCTATTGCTTTGAAGATGATGATGTCATCAACGTCTTGCAGAACATGGAACAGGAGCAGGTCCAGCGCATGATCGTGCTGAACAATCAGGACTCCAAAGACTTCGTCGGCGTGGTGTCCCTTAGCGACATGGCAGATAATTGCAAAGACGCTGACATGGCCAAGCAGATCGTCGACTGTTGCCGCCATTATCACTGA
- a CDS encoding dodecin, with amino-acid sequence MSDHVYKKIEIVGSSTTSIDDAIRTAIAKCSQTVKNVEWFEVAETRGHVTDGQVAHFQVVLKVGFRIGSDA; translated from the coding sequence ATGTCAGACCATGTGTACAAGAAAATCGAAATCGTCGGCTCGTCCACGACCAGCATCGACGATGCGATCCGAACGGCCATCGCCAAATGCAGCCAGACCGTGAAAAATGTCGAGTGGTTCGAAGTGGCAGAGACCCGTGGCCATGTGACCGATGGTCAGGTGGCGCACTTTCAGGTGGTTCTGAAGGTAGGGTTCCGTATCGGCTCCGACGCTTGA
- a CDS encoding imelysin family protein — protein MVVRFPLKSLAVVVSASWLLVACDRPEDTPPEPQVSQVEADATVSADPATSAESGVNREAVVETYADIAYATYQDALTTAQRLDKAVDELIANPNQETLQAAREAWKQARVPYQQSEVFRFGNPVVDEWEGQLNAWPLDEGLIDYVANDGYEHEMGNDGANANIIASQEINIGGTTHDVSELTPELLAELNEVGGSEANVATGYHAIEFLLWGQDRNGFERGNGDRPATDYAKGDECTNGNCDRRAEYIDAATDLLVQDLEWMVQQWAPGKNENYRAELLELKPEEAHQRMLFGMGSLSLGELAGERMKVALEANSYEDEHDCFSDNTHNSHYYNGLGIQNVYLGRYERVDGEVVEGASLSDLVAQTDTELDHKLRLELEQSMQALGEMKKAAEAESEPMPFDMMIAPENERGHELINNAINALVEQTGSIEAVAAKVGVESLEPDDAGHSF, from the coding sequence ATGGTTGTTCGTTTCCCATTGAAATCGCTTGCTGTCGTGGTATCTGCCAGCTGGTTGCTAGTTGCTTGTGATCGCCCTGAAGACACCCCGCCCGAGCCGCAGGTCAGTCAGGTCGAGGCGGACGCTACCGTATCGGCAGATCCTGCTACGTCCGCTGAGTCTGGCGTGAACCGCGAAGCAGTCGTCGAAACGTACGCCGACATCGCCTACGCCACCTATCAGGACGCGTTGACCACAGCACAACGTCTCGACAAGGCGGTAGACGAGCTGATCGCCAATCCGAATCAGGAGACCCTGCAGGCAGCACGCGAGGCTTGGAAGCAGGCACGGGTGCCTTACCAGCAATCCGAAGTGTTTCGCTTCGGTAATCCAGTGGTCGACGAATGGGAAGGTCAATTGAATGCCTGGCCGCTCGATGAAGGCCTCATCGACTATGTCGCCAACGACGGTTACGAGCACGAGATGGGGAATGACGGCGCCAATGCCAACATCATCGCCAGCCAGGAAATCAATATCGGTGGTACCACCCACGACGTAAGCGAGTTAACACCTGAACTGCTCGCCGAACTCAACGAGGTCGGTGGCTCGGAGGCGAACGTGGCGACCGGTTACCACGCGATCGAATTCCTGCTCTGGGGCCAGGACCGCAACGGTTTCGAGCGTGGGAATGGTGATAGACCGGCTACCGACTACGCCAAGGGCGACGAATGCACCAACGGTAACTGTGATCGCCGGGCGGAATACATCGATGCGGCGACAGACTTGTTGGTGCAAGACCTGGAATGGATGGTGCAGCAATGGGCACCTGGGAAGAACGAGAACTACCGTGCCGAACTGCTTGAACTGAAGCCGGAAGAAGCTCATCAGCGAATGCTGTTTGGCATGGGTTCGCTTTCATTGGGTGAGCTTGCCGGGGAACGCATGAAGGTCGCGCTGGAGGCCAACTCGTATGAGGACGAGCACGACTGTTTCAGCGATAACACCCATAACTCGCATTATTACAACGGGCTGGGTATTCAGAACGTATACCTCGGACGTTATGAGCGGGTCGATGGCGAGGTCGTCGAAGGCGCCTCTCTGTCCGATCTGGTCGCCCAGACTGATACCGAACTGGACCATAAGCTGCGCTTAGAGTTGGAACAGTCGATGCAGGCGCTTGGCGAAATGAAGAAAGCGGCGGAAGCAGAATCAGAACCGATGCCGTTCGACATGATGATCGCTCCGGAGAATGAGCGCGGTCACGAGCTGATAAACAACGCCATCAACGCTCTGGTCGAGCAGACTGGTTCGATCGAAGCAGTGGCTGCGAAGGTTGGCGTGGAGTCGCTCGAACCTGACGACGCAGGTCACTCCTTCTAA